A DNA window from Ostrea edulis chromosome 5, xbOstEdul1.1, whole genome shotgun sequence contains the following coding sequences:
- the LOC125650451 gene encoding growth hormone secretagogue receptor type 1-like, whose product MNSTNFSLEFPLSTEEITAAELDINLVYEKYIPEKFVIPKVLKTILYVFGFPGNILACILWLQKPMLHSSGCYLAALAVSDVIFLIMSLMYDLTLYWKMKILDFPTICQLFPCLYLSVQYLSPLLTLAFTVERFISIRFPFKRRIYCNIKRAVCVILTLVALSLGVAGIQIYFWHYDYHSETCVNKFELVYLSEKWTWITECVMFMFVPVVILLFNILLVVTMRNSSRRAQELYGPMPPKQRTATTKMLLVVSFVLIFTTIPVSIAYSLNEKFPAGDSNSINNIADDVTWQRHLNFVLTQEIIYDLGLVHYACNFYLYLLTGKRFRLAIKKYFQKLSVLKLVDFKDRNSRSLRSSFTELRSLS is encoded by the coding sequence ATGAACTCTACAAACTTTTCCTTGGAATTCCCTCTGAGCACGGAAGAAATCACAGCAGCGGAGCTTGATATCAACTTAGTGTACGAGAAATATATTCCGGAGAAATTTGTTATcccaaaagttttgaaaactATTTTATACGTTTTTGGATTCCCCGGGAACATTTTAGCATGCATTCTGTGGCTGCAGAAACCAATGCTGCACTCCTCTGGATGTTACCTTGCGGCACTAGCCGTATCCGATGTGATTTTCCTGATAATGTCTTTAATGTACGATCTGACGCTTTACTGGAAAATGAAGATACTAGATTTCCCGACTATTTGTCAGCTGTTTCCGTGTTTATACCTTTCTGTACAGTACTTATCCCCTTTGCTCACGTTGGCGTTTACCGTGGAGCGGTTCATATCAATTCGATTTCCCTTCAAAAGGAGGATATATTGTAACATAAAGAGAGCAGTTTGTGTCATTCTCACGTTAGTTGCTTTATCACTCGGTGTTGCAGGAATCCAGATTTATTTCTGGCATTATGATTACCACTCCGAAACGTGTGTCAACAAATTTGAACTTGTGTACCTGTCCGAGAAATGGACGTGGATCACGGAGTGCGTGATGTTCATGTTCGTCCCCGTGGTGATTCTACTCTTCAATATTCTACTGGTTGTCACCATGCGGAACTCTTCTCGCAGAGCTCAGGAGCTTTACGGTCCAATGCCACCAAAGCAAAGGACAGCAACTACAAAGATGTTGTTGGttgtttcatttgttttaattttcactacAATACCAGTCAGCATCGCATATTCCTTGAACGAGAAATTTCCTGCAGGCGATTCCAATTCCATTAACAATATAGCTGATGACGTCACATGGCAACGTCATTTAAATTTCGTGCTGACCCAGGAAATCATATACGATCTTGGACTCGTTCACTACGCCTGCAACTTTTATCTTTATTTGCTGACAGGGAAGAGGTTCAGACTTGCCATcaagaaatattttcagaagCTTTCGGTGTTGAAACTGGTGGATTTCAAAGACAGAAATTCTAGATCTTTAAGGTCGTCTTTTACGGAATTACGGTCCCTCTCTTGA